From the genome of Verminephrobacter eiseniae EF01-2:
CGTTCAGGAATTCGCACGATGCCGCGAACCTTGTCAGCGTGGTCGGTGTACACCTTCATCTCCGTGAAAGTCTTCCCGCTGGCCTCAATCGGCCCGAAATACTCATTGAGCCAGATAACCATGTTTCTGGTGTCCGCTTGTTCAGCCAGGATTTTGAAGCCGGCCAGCGTATCCATCAACGCTTGGCCACCAGTCAAAACACTGTGAATGAATACCTCGCGCCCAGCCTCTTGGAGCATGGCAATCGCGTTGTTTTCAATCAGGTAATTTGACAAAGGCACGAAGCTAGACGCGCCGTTATCAACCACAAAAACACCGTCTTCTGTCATCAATCGTTCCATCAACTGATCGAAGTTTCGTTCATTGATTTTGGAACCATTCATGAGCTGGACGTGCTGCGCATT
Proteins encoded in this window:
- a CDS encoding nucleotide-binding protein codes for the protein MSAKPAKTAPKNSVHFTLQGKGGVGKSLVSSLLAQYFQSIEGCTVKCVDTDPVNQTLANYKALNAQHVQLMNGSKINERNFDQLMERLMTEDGVFVVDNGASSFVPLSNYLIENNAIAMLQEAGREVFIHSVLTGGQALMDTLAGFKILAEQADTRNMVIWLNEYFGPIEASGKTFTEMKVYTDHADKVRGIVRIPERNQDTFGKDMELMTSKKLTFAEVLSGTDFALMAKQRMKTVQRDLNEQLAAVGF